The following coding sequences lie in one Flavobacterium cyclinae genomic window:
- the pyk gene encoding pyruvate kinase codes for MPTNKKTKIVATLGPACSTKEVLKNMVDAGVNVFRINFSHADYTDVKSRIDMIRELNDEFGYTTSILADLQGPKLRVGVMKEDVVVSKGDKITFTTAEDILGTAERVYMNYKEFPKDVNPGERILLDDGKLIFEVTKTDKNTEVEAVVVQGGPLKSKKGVNLPNTKVSLPALTEKDIRDAKFAIENDVDWIALSFVRTPNDLEDLQDLIAEHSDHKIPIIAKIEKPEAVENIDKIVAFCDGLMVARGDLGVEVPAEEVPLIQKKLIHRAKTARIPVIVATQMMETMITSLTPTRAEVNDVANSVMDGADAVMLSGETSVGNYPVEVIETMTRIIESVEDSPLIKVPLSQPQVKNQRYVTKSICYHASLMADTIKAKAVTTLTNSGYTAFQISAWRPKSHILVFTSNKRILTQLNLLWGVRAFFYDKLVSTDDTIDDINTICKEKKYVKKGDMVVNLAAMPIVAKGMVNTLRVSEIE; via the coding sequence TCGCATGCCGATTATACGGATGTAAAATCAAGAATTGACATGATTAGAGAACTAAACGATGAGTTTGGTTACACTACGTCAATATTAGCCGATTTACAAGGTCCAAAATTACGTGTAGGCGTAATGAAAGAAGATGTTGTGGTAAGCAAAGGTGATAAAATTACCTTTACAACAGCAGAAGATATCTTAGGAACTGCTGAGCGTGTTTACATGAACTACAAAGAGTTTCCAAAAGACGTAAACCCAGGGGAAAGAATCTTATTAGACGACGGAAAATTAATTTTCGAAGTAACAAAAACAGATAAAAACACTGAAGTTGAAGCGGTAGTGGTTCAAGGTGGCCCTTTAAAATCTAAAAAAGGGGTTAATTTACCTAATACTAAAGTTTCGCTTCCTGCTTTAACGGAAAAAGATATTAGAGATGCCAAATTTGCTATTGAAAATGATGTAGATTGGATTGCTTTATCATTTGTTAGAACACCAAATGACTTAGAAGATTTACAAGATTTGATTGCAGAACATTCTGATCACAAAATTCCGATTATCGCTAAAATTGAAAAACCAGAAGCTGTTGAAAACATTGACAAAATCGTAGCTTTTTGTGATGGTTTAATGGTAGCTCGTGGGGATCTTGGTGTAGAAGTTCCGGCTGAAGAAGTTCCGTTGATTCAGAAAAAATTAATTCACAGAGCAAAAACAGCTCGTATTCCTGTAATTGTGGCAACACAAATGATGGAAACAATGATTACTTCACTAACACCAACACGTGCCGAAGTAAACGACGTAGCTAACTCGGTAATGGACGGAGCTGATGCTGTAATGTTATCTGGAGAAACTTCAGTAGGAAATTATCCTGTGGAAGTAATTGAAACGATGACACGTATTATTGAAAGTGTGGAAGATTCGCCTTTAATTAAAGTGCCATTATCGCAACCACAAGTTAAAAACCAACGTTACGTTACGAAATCAATTTGTTACCACGCGTCATTAATGGCTGACACTATTAAGGCTAAAGCTGTAACTACATTAACAAATTCAGGTTATACAGCATTCCAAATTTCAGCTTGGCGTCCAAAATCACATATTTTAGTATTTACGTCTAACAAAAGAATATTAACACAATTAAACTTATTATGGGGCGTTAGAGCTTTCTTCTACGACAAATTAGTAAGTACTGACGATACTATTGACGATATCAACACGATTTGTAAAGAAAAGAAATACGTGAAAAAAGGTGATATGGTTGTAAACTTAGCCGCAATGCCAATTGTAGCAAAAGGTATGGTTAACACGCTGAGAGTTTCTGAAATAGAATAA
- the dinB gene encoding DNA polymerase IV, translating to MTNYRKIIHVDMDAFYASVEQMDNPELKGKPLAVGGSEVRGVVSAASYEARRFGVRSAISGIQAKKLCPDLIFVRPRFDRYKEISKKIRKIFHDYTDLVEPLSLDEAYLDVTENKKGNPSATLIAQEIRKRIFEEVGLTASAGISVNKFVAKIASDYNKPNGQKTVNPDEVEAFLEKLDIKKFYGVGKVTAEKMYQLGIFTGFDLKQKPLEYLEKHFGNSGFHYYQICRGIHNSAVKPNRKIKSVGAERTFGENLSSEIFMEERLQSIAKELEKRLQKSKISGKTITLKIKYSDFTLQTRSKTLPYFVSDKNIILDVAKDLLYQERLKNSVRLLGISVHNLNNEEKTKTALPQKSVSVQLKFEF from the coding sequence ATGACAAACTACCGAAAAATAATTCACGTGGACATGGATGCGTTTTATGCATCGGTAGAGCAAATGGACAATCCTGAGCTTAAAGGAAAACCTTTAGCTGTTGGCGGAAGTGAAGTTCGTGGTGTGGTTTCTGCTGCTAGTTATGAGGCTAGAAGATTTGGTGTTCGAAGTGCGATTAGCGGTATTCAAGCGAAGAAATTGTGTCCCGATTTAATTTTTGTGCGACCAAGATTTGATCGTTACAAAGAGATTTCGAAGAAAATTCGAAAAATTTTTCACGATTACACCGATTTGGTAGAACCTTTATCGCTGGATGAAGCATATTTAGACGTTACCGAAAATAAAAAAGGCAATCCTAGTGCCACATTAATCGCTCAAGAAATCAGAAAGCGCATTTTTGAAGAAGTTGGATTAACCGCTTCGGCAGGAATTTCTGTAAATAAATTTGTAGCCAAAATCGCTTCTGATTATAACAAACCCAACGGACAAAAAACGGTAAACCCAGATGAGGTTGAAGCGTTTTTAGAAAAGTTAGATATTAAAAAGTTCTACGGAGTAGGAAAAGTAACGGCTGAAAAAATGTATCAATTGGGCATTTTTACGGGTTTCGATTTAAAACAAAAACCATTAGAATATCTAGAAAAACATTTTGGGAATAGTGGTTTTCATTATTACCAAATTTGTCGGGGTATTCACAACAGCGCGGTAAAACCAAATCGTAAGATAAAATCCGTTGGTGCGGAACGTACTTTTGGAGAAAATTTATCTTCCGAAATTTTCATGGAAGAACGTTTGCAAAGCATTGCTAAAGAATTAGAAAAACGCCTACAAAAAAGCAAAATTTCAGGAAAAACGATAACATTAAAAATAAAATACTCCGATTTTACGTTACAAACACGAAGTAAAACGTTACCTTATTTTGTAAGTGATAAAAACATTATTTTAGACGTTGCCAAAGATTTACTCTACCAAGAACGTTTGAAAAATTCGGTGCGATTGTTAGGAATTTCGGTACATAATTTAAATAACGAAGAAAAAACAAAGACAGCTTTACCTCAAAAAAGTGTTTCTGTGCAATTGAAGTTTGAGTTTTAG
- a CDS encoding CYTH domain-containing protein, protein MLEIERKFLVSSTDFISESKNQYRIVQGYLNSNPERTVRIRIKGDKGYLTIKGKGNESGISRFEWEKEISTTEAESLLLLCEKGVIDKIRYEIPLGKHTYEVDVFFGENEGLIVAEIELQSEIESFEKPNWLGEEVTSDERYYNAYLSHHPFNDWK, encoded by the coding sequence TTGTTAGAAATAGAGCGTAAATTTTTAGTGTCTTCGACAGATTTTATTTCGGAAAGTAAAAATCAATATAGAATTGTACAAGGGTATTTGAATTCAAACCCTGAACGAACCGTTAGAATTCGAATTAAAGGCGATAAAGGTTATCTAACCATTAAAGGCAAAGGAAACGAATCAGGAATAAGCCGATTTGAATGGGAAAAAGAAATCTCAACTACAGAAGCTGAATCTTTACTGTTATTGTGCGAAAAAGGCGTTATAGACAAAATCCGTTATGAAATACCACTAGGTAAACATACTTATGAAGTTGATGTGTTTTTTGGTGAAAATGAAGGCTTAATTGTGGCAGAAATTGAATTGCAATCAGAAATTGAATCTTTTGAAAAACCGAATTGGTTAGGCGAAGAAGTAACTTCAGATGAACGCTATTATAATGCTTATTTAAGTCATCATCCGTTTAACGATTGGAAATAA
- a CDS encoding septal ring lytic transglycosylase RlpA family protein: MKKYSLIIAFVLLITALVSFSNRTHNGFVRKAFLYDTIKKKDSIQILDSIKKSDSIRVVDSLANLKTKLYKKNVEASHYSDKLNGRRTASGQVFSNKKYTAAHKTLKFGTKVKVTNLANNKSVIVTINDRGPHTRGREIDLAKRPFLDISHNNGRSLLRVNIEIVE; encoded by the coding sequence TTGAAGAAATATAGCCTTATAATAGCATTTGTATTACTTATTACTGCTTTAGTAAGCTTTTCTAATAGAACTCATAATGGTTTTGTTAGAAAAGCTTTTTTATATGATACCATTAAGAAAAAAGACTCTATTCAGATTTTAGATTCCATTAAAAAATCAGATTCAATTAGAGTCGTAGATTCTTTAGCTAATTTAAAAACAAAATTATATAAGAAAAATGTAGAAGCTTCCCATTATTCTGATAAATTAAATGGAAGAAGAACCGCAAGCGGACAAGTTTTTAGTAATAAAAAATACACTGCCGCACATAAAACATTAAAATTTGGAACCAAAGTTAAAGTAACTAATTTGGCTAATAATAAAAGTGTTATTGTAACTATAAATGACAGAGGACCTCATACTAGAGGAAGAGAAATAGATTTAGCAAAACGACCATTTTTAGACATTTCTCACAATAATGGACGCTCTCTTTTACGAGTAAATATCGAAATCGTAGAATAG
- a CDS encoding TonB-dependent receptor, with protein MKIFKNVLLIGFMFLSTLTAFSQSKVTGTVIDGDLNQPLAGANVVVKGTSTGTVTDFDGKFEISTTEKSGQIVVSYLGFVTKTISFTVTGNSVNLGNIVVAPDASQLQEIVVVGKGIIDLAADRKTPIAVSTIKAIEIQQKSGNWDLPELLKSTPSIQNVKGGGFGDGQMFLRGFDQTNTAFLLNGQPINGMEDGRMYWSNWSGVLDIANAIQVQRGLGSSKLAISSVGGTINVVTKTLDKNQGGFVQQMLANDNYTKTTAYYSTGLMKNGFAFSGMLGHWQGNGYIDGTHGQGQTYFLSFGYKAGEKDVLNFLVTGAPQWHGANNHMSLSTLLEKGRDYSDNYGTLNGEYYAGGRNFYHKPVLNLNWDHTFNQNVSLSTVLYGSFGRGGFEFLSGVGRNADGLYDFDTAVSSGVGYSKASVNAHNWFGLVSNLDYKLNDNFSFNVGFDGRMYNGQHYRNIVNFFGASSVNVTNNDQVGSYTITESYGYNPWDALFGSTPRNQRLDRDYEEQINYIGTFGQLEYAKDNFTAYFQGAVSTQSHQREGFFFAEEVGKSKKVNNLGYNLKAGGSYKVGDNHNVFANVGFYSRQPYHDDLFTNAAASNELNPYYDQNQEITGLEAGYQFKSQYISANLNLYHTIWDNRVLFDANDIDGDGVSDVFTQSSPAKQVHQGVELELFINPTNKLKMQGFVSVGDWKYVGNVTSSDYDDAGNLLSTGDTKYIDGVEIGNVAQFTAGFSANYEVLTRFNIDANWNHYNRMFGNTDLASSEWNDSANRGAIKLPSYNTVDAGVSYKWLLGKEKQNNLQFRVNINNLFDELYIENSRDNKHVDAGDDVWNGVDTSNRVKLGYGRTWNFSIRYNF; from the coding sequence ATGAAAATTTTTAAAAATGTATTACTTATTGGGTTTATGTTTTTATCAACCCTGACTGCTTTCTCACAGTCTAAAGTAACAGGTACTGTAATTGATGGCGATTTAAATCAGCCTTTAGCAGGTGCAAATGTAGTAGTTAAAGGAACTTCAACAGGTACTGTTACTGATTTTGATGGAAAATTTGAGATTTCAACAACTGAAAAATCAGGTCAAATCGTTGTGTCTTATTTAGGATTTGTGACAAAAACAATTTCTTTTACAGTTACTGGAAATTCAGTTAATTTAGGAAACATTGTTGTTGCTCCTGATGCAAGCCAACTTCAAGAGATTGTGGTTGTTGGTAAAGGAATTATCGATCTTGCTGCAGATAGAAAAACACCTATTGCTGTTTCTACAATTAAAGCAATTGAAATTCAACAGAAATCAGGAAATTGGGATTTACCAGAGTTGTTAAAATCTACACCTTCTATTCAAAATGTAAAAGGCGGCGGATTTGGAGATGGTCAAATGTTCTTGCGTGGTTTTGATCAAACTAATACAGCTTTTCTATTAAACGGACAACCTATTAATGGAATGGAAGATGGAAGAATGTATTGGTCAAATTGGTCTGGTGTTTTAGATATTGCAAATGCAATTCAAGTACAACGTGGATTAGGTTCTTCAAAACTTGCAATTTCTTCTGTTGGAGGTACAATAAATGTTGTAACTAAAACATTAGACAAAAACCAAGGAGGTTTTGTTCAACAAATGTTAGCTAATGACAATTACACTAAAACTACAGCATATTATTCTACAGGATTGATGAAAAACGGATTTGCCTTCTCAGGAATGTTAGGACATTGGCAAGGGAATGGTTATATAGATGGTACACACGGACAAGGTCAAACATATTTCCTTTCTTTTGGTTATAAAGCAGGCGAAAAAGATGTATTAAACTTTTTAGTAACTGGAGCTCCTCAATGGCACGGTGCAAACAATCATATGAGCCTTTCTACTTTATTAGAAAAAGGCAGAGATTATAGTGATAACTATGGTACTTTAAATGGTGAATATTATGCTGGTGGAAGAAACTTTTATCATAAACCAGTATTAAACCTAAACTGGGACCACACTTTTAACCAAAATGTATCTTTGTCAACTGTGTTATATGGTTCATTTGGTAGAGGTGGTTTTGAGTTTTTATCAGGTGTAGGAAGAAATGCAGATGGATTATATGATTTTGATACTGCAGTATCAAGTGGAGTAGGATACTCTAAAGCATCTGTTAATGCTCATAATTGGTTTGGATTAGTTTCTAATTTAGATTATAAATTAAATGATAATTTTTCATTTAATGTTGGTTTTGACGGAAGAATGTATAACGGACAACATTACAGAAATATTGTAAATTTCTTTGGTGCTTCTTCTGTTAATGTAACTAATAATGACCAAGTAGGTTCTTATACTATTACTGAATCCTATGGTTATAATCCTTGGGACGCATTATTTGGAAGTACACCAAGAAATCAAAGATTAGATAGAGATTATGAAGAACAAATTAATTACATTGGAACATTTGGTCAGTTAGAATATGCTAAAGATAATTTCACTGCATATTTTCAAGGTGCTGTATCTACACAGTCTCATCAAAGAGAAGGATTCTTTTTTGCAGAAGAAGTTGGAAAATCTAAAAAAGTTAACAATTTAGGTTATAATTTGAAAGCAGGGGGATCTTATAAAGTAGGAGATAATCATAATGTTTTTGCTAATGTAGGTTTTTATTCTCGTCAACCTTATCATGATGATTTATTTACTAATGCTGCGGCTTCAAATGAATTGAATCCTTATTATGATCAAAATCAAGAAATTACAGGTTTAGAAGCTGGTTACCAGTTTAAAAGTCAATATATTTCTGCTAATTTAAATTTATATCATACTATTTGGGATAATAGAGTTTTGTTTGATGCTAATGACATAGATGGTGATGGTGTTTCAGATGTATTTACACAATCTTCACCTGCTAAACAAGTACATCAAGGTGTAGAGTTAGAATTATTTATTAATCCAACAAATAAACTGAAAATGCAAGGTTTTGTTTCAGTTGGTGATTGGAAATATGTAGGTAATGTAACTTCTTCTGATTATGATGATGCAGGAAATCTATTGTCAACTGGTGATACAAAATATATTGATGGTGTTGAAATAGGAAATGTTGCCCAATTTACTGCTGGCTTTAGTGCTAATTATGAGGTTTTAACAAGGTTTAATATTGATGCAAATTGGAATCACTATAACAGAATGTTTGGTAATACTGACTTAGCTTCAAGTGAATGGAATGATTCAGCTAACAGAGGCGCTATAAAATTACCTTCTTATAATACTGTTGATGCTGGTGTATCATATAAGTGGTTGTTGGGTAAAGAAAAACAAAATAATCTACAATTCAGAGTTAATATTAATAACTTATTTGATGAATTGTATATTGAAAATTCAAGAGATAACAAACATGTTGATGCAGGAGATGATGTTTGGAATGGAGTTGATACATCAAATAGAGTTAAATTAGGATATGGTAGAACATGGAATTTCTCAATCCGTTATAATTTCTAA
- the pgi gene encoding glucose-6-phosphate isomerase — protein MTLPKINPSQTAAWQSIQSHFATMQATSMKELFASDADRAEKFHIQWNDFLVDYSKNILNQETLDLLLNLASEVQLKDAISSYFKGDLINQTENRAVLHTALRAKETDTILVDGINVMPEVYSVKNKIKNFSHEVISGNKKGYTGKAFTDIVNIGIGGSDLGPAMIVEALQFYKNHLNVHFVSNVDGDHVNEVIKKLNPETTLFVVVSKTFTTQETLSNAETIRSWFLQSASQEDVAKHFVAVSTNIQKVTEFGINPENVFPMWDWVGGRFSLWSAVGLSISLAVGFDNFDDLLKGANEMDEHFKNESFDKNIPVVLALLSIWYNNFFGAESEALIPYTQYLQKLAPYLQQGIMESNGKSIGRDGKPVNYQTGTIIWGEPGTNSQHAFFQLIHQGTKLIPTDFIGFKHSLYGNKDHHDKLMSNFFAQTEALLMGKTEAQVKTEFEKQGISGEKADFLLPYKVFSGNKPTNTILINKLTPNTLGALVAMYEHKIFVQGVIWNIFSYDQWGVELGKQLANSILEEIENKQVKNHDSSTSFLLKNFIK, from the coding sequence ATGACATTACCAAAGATTAATCCGTCACAAACTGCCGCATGGCAAAGTATTCAATCGCACTTTGCAACTATGCAAGCGACATCAATGAAAGAATTATTTGCTTCAGATGCTGATAGAGCAGAAAAATTCCATATCCAATGGAATGATTTTTTAGTAGACTATTCTAAAAACATCCTTAATCAGGAAACACTAGATTTATTATTAAATTTAGCAAGTGAAGTTCAGCTAAAAGATGCCATTTCAAGTTATTTTAAAGGTGATTTAATTAATCAAACCGAAAATAGAGCCGTTTTGCATACTGCGCTTCGTGCAAAAGAAACCGATACCATATTAGTAGATGGTATTAATGTTATGCCAGAAGTGTATTCGGTAAAAAATAAAATTAAAAACTTCTCTCATGAAGTTATTTCTGGAAACAAGAAAGGATATACCGGAAAAGCATTTACCGATATCGTAAATATTGGAATTGGTGGATCTGACCTAGGGCCAGCTATGATTGTAGAAGCCTTACAATTCTATAAAAATCATTTAAACGTTCATTTTGTTTCCAATGTTGATGGTGATCATGTTAACGAAGTAATCAAGAAATTAAATCCAGAAACGACTTTGTTTGTAGTAGTATCTAAAACTTTTACTACACAAGAAACACTTTCAAATGCAGAAACTATTAGAAGTTGGTTTTTACAATCAGCTTCACAAGAAGATGTAGCTAAGCATTTCGTAGCGGTTTCAACCAATATTCAAAAAGTAACAGAATTTGGTATTAATCCCGAAAATGTTTTTCCTATGTGGGATTGGGTTGGAGGTCGTTTTTCATTGTGGAGCGCTGTTGGACTTTCTATAAGTTTAGCAGTAGGTTTCGATAATTTTGATGATTTATTGAAAGGGGCTAATGAAATGGACGAACATTTTAAAAATGAATCTTTCGATAAAAATATTCCGGTAGTATTAGCATTGTTAAGTATTTGGTACAACAACTTTTTTGGTGCCGAAAGCGAAGCATTAATTCCTTATACCCAATATTTACAGAAGTTAGCACCTTATTTACAACAAGGAATTATGGAAAGTAATGGGAAAAGTATTGGTAGAGATGGTAAACCAGTAAATTATCAAACAGGAACCATTATTTGGGGTGAGCCAGGAACTAATTCGCAACACGCATTTTTCCAATTGATTCATCAAGGAACTAAATTAATACCAACCGATTTCATCGGGTTCAAGCATTCGCTTTACGGTAATAAAGATCATCATGATAAGTTGATGTCTAATTTCTTCGCCCAAACCGAAGCATTATTAATGGGTAAAACCGAAGCCCAAGTTAAAACCGAATTTGAAAAACAAGGCATTTCGGGTGAAAAAGCTGATTTTCTATTGCCTTATAAAGTCTTTTCTGGCAACAAGCCTACAAACACCATTTTAATCAATAAACTAACTCCAAATACTTTAGGGGCTTTAGTTGCAATGTACGAACACAAAATATTTGTACAAGGTGTAATTTGGAATATTTTCAGTTATGATCAATGGGGAGTAGAACTTGGAAAACAATTAGCCAATTCAATTTTAGAAGAAATTGAGAACAAACAAGTAAAAAATCATGATAGTTCAACATCATTTCTATTGAAAAATTTTATAAAATGA
- a CDS encoding M23 family metallopeptidase yields the protein MKYLSVAILFVTIFFTSCNSKEEQEKTNNVIAKKEPIIKEYGFTFNDYKVVRDTIRSGDTFGKLLEKYPLKDSLRVYDVTEKVRDSFNVRRIKAGKPYILFLDKKQPNTLQALVYIEDRISYTVIDFRDSIAVYNKKKPTKVKRRIIAAEIEGSLSETLNNEGVSGGLANKLANIYAYTVDFFKIQKGDKFAVTLNERYIDDTIYVGVESIEASYFEHKGKKIFAFPYKLTEDQKYADYYDENGKGLKSMFLKAPLDYFRISSRFSGRRFHPVQMRFKAHNGTDYAAPHGTPIKTTASGVVERTGYTSGNGNFVKVRHNSTYSTQYLHMSKILVRNGQRVTQGQVIGKVGSTGLATGPHVCYRFWKNGVQVDPLRQNLPNAEPLSPSKIEKYLLHIAPLKKELDSITAVKFKE from the coding sequence TTGAAATACCTATCAGTAGCCATTTTATTTGTAACTATTTTTTTTACATCTTGTAATTCTAAAGAAGAGCAAGAAAAAACAAATAATGTAATTGCCAAAAAAGAACCAATAATTAAAGAATACGGTTTTACTTTTAACGACTATAAAGTAGTAAGAGATACCATTCGTTCTGGAGATACTTTTGGAAAATTACTAGAAAAATATCCATTAAAAGATAGTTTACGAGTTTATGATGTTACTGAAAAAGTTAGAGATTCATTTAATGTTAGACGTATAAAAGCTGGAAAACCGTATATATTGTTTTTAGATAAAAAACAACCTAATACTTTACAAGCTTTAGTTTACATTGAAGACAGAATTAGTTATACAGTAATTGATTTTAGAGATTCTATTGCGGTGTATAATAAAAAGAAACCCACAAAAGTAAAAAGAAGAATAATAGCTGCCGAAATAGAAGGTTCTCTGTCTGAAACACTTAATAATGAAGGCGTAAGCGGAGGATTAGCAAATAAGTTAGCAAATATTTATGCCTATACAGTAGATTTCTTTAAAATTCAAAAAGGAGATAAATTTGCTGTTACTTTAAACGAGCGCTATATTGATGATACTATATATGTTGGTGTTGAAAGTATTGAAGCTTCTTATTTTGAGCACAAAGGCAAGAAAATTTTTGCTTTTCCATATAAATTAACTGAAGATCAAAAATATGCCGATTATTACGATGAAAATGGTAAGGGTTTGAAAAGTATGTTTTTAAAAGCACCTTTAGATTATTTTAGAATTTCCTCTCGTTTTTCTGGAAGACGTTTTCATCCTGTTCAAATGCGATTTAAAGCTCATAATGGAACCGATTATGCAGCACCACATGGTACGCCAATTAAAACTACAGCCTCAGGAGTTGTTGAAAGAACAGGCTATACTTCTGGAAATGGAAATTTTGTAAAAGTTCGCCATAATTCAACATATTCGACACAATATTTACACATGTCAAAAATTTTAGTTAGAAATGGACAACGTGTAACTCAAGGACAAGTTATTGGTAAAGTTGGAAGTACTGGTTTAGCAACTGGGCCCCATGTTTGTTATCGCTTCTGGAAAAACGGAGTCCAAGTGGATCCACTTCGTCAAAATTTACCAAATGCAGAACCTTTGAGTCCTTCAAAAATAGAAAAATACTTACTACATATTGCCCCTTTAAAAAAAGAATTGGATAGTATAACCGCAGTAAAATTTAAAGAGTAA
- a CDS encoding tryptophan 2,3-dioxygenase family protein, whose translation MEITPKIQEQLDQLHEKFEGINQNTSTHLEGLLWAKPITYWDYIQTDALLSLQTQRTTLPDEMVFVMYHQVNELLFKMILWEMDQLCHNENPSTEYFTEKLGRISRYFDMLTTSFDIMKDGMEPEQYLKFRNTLTPASGFQSAQYRLIEFSSTDLINLIDNRFRATIDRNTPYEHAFEHLYWQAAGKDYHTGEKSYLILEFERKYKKMFLDWMEEYNTINLWRKFKQLPENDQKNPDLVAAMRHYDKTVNITWVMGHFNAAKKYIESVPGNHEATGGSDWKKYMLPKYQKRIFFPELWTKEELDNWGE comes from the coding sequence ATGGAAATTACTCCTAAAATTCAAGAACAATTAGATCAACTTCATGAAAAATTTGAAGGAATAAATCAAAATACATCAACTCATTTAGAAGGATTGCTTTGGGCTAAACCAATCACCTATTGGGATTATATTCAAACGGATGCCCTATTGAGTCTTCAAACACAGAGGACTACTTTGCCAGACGAAATGGTGTTTGTGATGTACCATCAAGTAAATGAATTGTTATTCAAAATGATCCTTTGGGAAATGGACCAATTGTGTCATAATGAAAACCCGTCAACTGAATATTTTACAGAAAAATTAGGTCGAATTAGTCGCTATTTTGATATGCTAACCACTTCTTTCGATATTATGAAAGATGGAATGGAACCGGAACAATATTTAAAATTCAGGAATACATTAACTCCAGCCAGTGGTTTTCAATCAGCTCAATATCGCTTAATTGAATTTAGTTCAACCGATTTAATCAACTTAATCGATAACCGCTTCAGAGCTACCATTGATAGAAACACGCCATACGAACATGCTTTTGAACATTTGTATTGGCAAGCAGCTGGAAAAGATTATCATACGGGTGAAAAGTCATATCTGATTCTAGAATTCGAAAGAAAATACAAAAAAATGTTCTTAGATTGGATGGAAGAATACAACACGATTAACTTGTGGAGAAAATTCAAACAATTACCTGAAAATGATCAAAAAAATCCAGATTTAGTTGCAGCTATGCGTCATTATGATAAAACAGTTAATATTACTTGGGTTATGGGACATTTTAACGCAGCTAAAAAATATATAGAAAGTGTTCCAGGAAATCATGAAGCCACAGGAGGAAGTGATTGGAAAAAATACATGTTGCCAAAATACCAAAAAAGAATTTTCTTTCCAGAATTATGGACAAAAGAAGAACTAGATAACTGGGGAGAATAA
- a CDS encoding DUF3108 domain-containing protein, with protein MKKIILLLVLFVATNSFVEQENAYTTGEWFKLRIHYGIVNAGYATLEIKEATKNNKKVHHVVGKGWTVGMTKFFFEVDDNYESYFDKQTGKPYQFVRKIDEGGYTKNQEGFFDQDKNTVLVKDYKKKTEKTFSVPENVQDIVSSFYYLRNHPKIDKLKVGESIAIDMFFDDETTKFKLKFVGREDVKTKFGKVPCMIFKPYVQTGRVFKEEESLTVWISDDDNKIPVKLKASLLVGSLKAELDGFKGLKNSFKVKVEK; from the coding sequence ATGAAAAAAATTATCTTACTATTAGTTCTTTTTGTTGCCACGAACTCATTCGTAGAACAAGAAAATGCATATACAACTGGGGAATGGTTTAAACTTCGAATTCATTACGGAATTGTCAACGCAGGTTATGCTACTTTGGAAATTAAAGAAGCAACAAAAAACAACAAAAAAGTACATCATGTTGTTGGAAAAGGTTGGACCGTAGGTATGACTAAATTTTTCTTTGAAGTTGATGATAATTACGAAAGTTATTTTGACAAACAAACGGGTAAGCCATACCAATTTGTAAGAAAAATTGACGAGGGTGGTTACACTAAAAATCAAGAAGGTTTTTTTGATCAAGATAAAAACACGGTTTTAGTAAAAGACTACAAAAAGAAAACCGAAAAAACATTTTCAGTTCCAGAAAATGTGCAAGATATTGTGTCTTCGTTTTATTATTTAAGAAATCATCCTAAAATTGATAAACTTAAAGTAGGAGAATCAATTGCAATTGATATGTTCTTTGATGATGAAACTACAAAATTTAAACTTAAATTTGTGGGAAGAGAAGACGTTAAAACAAAGTTTGGAAAAGTACCTTGTATGATTTTTAAACCTTATGTGCAAACAGGTAGAGTTTTTAAAGAAGAAGAAAGTTTAACGGTTTGGATTTCTGATGACGATAATAAAATTCCTGTGAAATTAAAAGCCAGTTTACTGGTAGGTTCTTTAAAAGCTGAATTAGATGGTTTTAAAGGATTAAAAAATTCATTTAAAGTTAAAGTAGAAAAATAA